The stretch of DNA TGAGGTAACAGCTGTTCTTCGTTCTTGCTCATGTTTTTGGTATATATTATATAGGTTGTGTGGTAAGAGTTTGACAGTGTCTGTGATGaattgatgtatatatataggtgCCATGAGCCGGGGCAACGGCGGCAGCGGCGTGAGGAGCACTCGGCTGGAGCTGCAGCTGAACCTGTCCCCACCGGTGGGGATGGaggtggacggcggcggcgtgcaAGACGACAGCGACTCGTCGTCGCCGAGCTCGTGCGTGTCGTCGGACGGGCGGAGCtcgagcggcggcggcagccccGGGGGCAAGTCGCCGAT from Sorghum bicolor cultivar BTx623 chromosome 8, Sorghum_bicolor_NCBIv3, whole genome shotgun sequence encodes:
- the LOC8073455 gene encoding uncharacterized protein LOC8073455; translated protein: MSRGNGGSGVRSTRLELQLNLSPPVGMEVDGGGVQDDSDSSSPSSCVSSDGRSSSGGGSPGGKSPMVIGACTRCLMYCMVAKKDYPTCINCKQPCLVDLLHGEAGGRGGGGGASEAAAGDKKQQQQRGKRK